The proteins below are encoded in one region of Sulfolobus islandicus Y.N.15.51:
- a CDS encoding MFS transporter, protein MIKYKDTRWMYLVIPYNASIGPLSTLVTLQILSLGGNAIDVAYAISLSNAVLIPASIIWGFLADKMDRKKQILLSLAGVSIPLIVMPFMKSISLITLNYALITFMSTASTTPFNLLIMESAEKKHWGSLFSRFSLLSSIGVLLGLVVSTFLVILLRIDQIEEILGFSVLATLIASVKILPKPIITFERAAIIHNKESFLTRMRHLPMMFLHLPNIHHFKMFSVSRLFRKPLNYIPLLYLGIVLFYISSGIFNTVYPAGLYVKGLNKSEVLAVISVGMIFQILGFRISSTLLENKDEKGLAYISLILRGVLYVLLGIFAQLFLGIPILISGLIFYPLAAGIAYAVFYSSSTTLIFKIVGERRQGTGLGVYSTVVGISLFVGSLLSGYITHYISYGIDFIVAGIILLIASWIFRYLEEG, encoded by the coding sequence ATGATTAAGTATAAGGATACCAGATGGATGTATCTAGTGATACCTTATAATGCTTCAATAGGTCCTTTATCCACGTTAGTAACATTACAGATTCTTTCGCTTGGAGGGAATGCAATTGACGTAGCATACGCTATCTCCTTAAGTAACGCTGTTCTAATTCCAGCTTCAATAATATGGGGATTCCTAGCTGACAAGATGGATAGAAAGAAACAAATATTGCTAAGCTTAGCTGGAGTTTCAATTCCCCTTATTGTAATGCCCTTCATGAAAAGTATCTCATTAATTACCTTAAATTACGCTTTAATTACATTTATGAGCACTGCGTCAACAACACCATTCAATTTACTAATAATGGAGTCCGCTGAGAAAAAACACTGGGGCTCTCTCTTCTCAAGATTCTCTTTACTCTCCTCTATAGGTGTCTTGCTAGGATTGGTTGTTTCGACTTTTCTAGTAATTCTCTTAAGAATTGACCAAATAGAGGAAATACTGGGATTTTCAGTACTGGCTACGTTAATTGCAAGTGTAAAAATACTACCTAAACCCATAATTACATTTGAAAGGGCAGCTATTATACACAATAAGGAATCGTTTTTGACTAGAATGAGACACTTGCCAATGATGTTCCTTCATCTACCTAATATTCATCACTTTAAAATGTTTTCCGTGAGTAGATTATTTAGGAAACCCCTTAATTACATTCCTCTACTTTACTTAGGAATAGTGTTATTTTACATAAGCAGCGGAATATTCAATACTGTATATCCAGCAGGTTTGTACGTGAAGGGATTAAATAAATCTGAAGTGTTGGCTGTAATAAGCGTTGGTATGATATTTCAAATTTTAGGATTTAGGATATCCTCAACGTTACTGGAGAATAAAGATGAGAAAGGATTAGCATACATTTCACTTATCCTGAGAGGTGTGTTATACGTTTTACTTGGTATATTTGCCCAACTATTTTTAGGTATTCCAATATTAATCTCTGGATTAATATTCTATCCATTGGCAGCCGGAATTGCCTATGCAGTATTTTACTCCTCATCTACTACCTTAATATTCAAAATTGTTGGGGAGAGAAGACAAGGAACTGGACTTGGAGTTTATAGTACAGTAGTAGGGATATCATTATTTGTGGGGTCACTTTTATCTGGTTATATCACGCACTATATTAGTTACGGTATAGATTTTATAGTTGCAGGGATTATACTCTTAATTGCTTCATGGATATTTAGATATCTGGAGGAAGGATGA
- a CDS encoding aldose 1-epimerase has protein sequence MKIKKGDTEAEILTKGAYLNAFRIGSKDMILKGDLERPTRGGMAILIPYSNRVKNAEYIFEGVKYTLPQNREGNAIHGLVMDKEFSVVTKSDDSVSLEHVLEHEGYPSRLDCLITYKVFKYGLRTKIVVRNVGNKRAPLTVGAHPYFITADDWRIIVEKEESVKKCVSFNKIPTGELIKTKLEHTDYDDCFLISGSIQLHSSYSKVRITRRNMPFVQIYTGIRGTVAIEPMSGAPDAYHNGLGLKILEPNESSYFAFAFRFH, from the coding sequence ATGAAAATAAAAAAGGGAGATACAGAAGCTGAAATTTTAACAAAAGGTGCATATCTTAATGCATTTAGAATAGGAAGTAAAGATATGATATTAAAGGGTGATCTGGAGAGACCAACAAGGGGTGGTATGGCGATTCTAATACCATATTCAAATAGAGTGAAAAATGCAGAGTATATATTTGAGGGAGTAAAATATACCTTACCTCAAAATAGGGAGGGAAATGCAATACATGGACTAGTAATGGACAAGGAATTCAGCGTGGTAACCAAAAGTGACGATAGCGTTAGTTTGGAGCATGTTTTAGAACATGAAGGATATCCTTCTAGACTGGATTGTTTAATAACCTACAAGGTTTTCAAATATGGTCTTAGGACAAAGATAGTTGTAAGAAATGTGGGAAATAAAAGAGCCCCGTTGACAGTTGGCGCGCATCCTTACTTTATTACAGCTGACGATTGGAGGATAATAGTGGAAAAGGAGGAAAGCGTAAAGAAGTGTGTAAGTTTCAATAAAATTCCCACTGGGGAATTGATAAAGACTAAACTTGAGCATACTGATTATGATGATTGTTTCTTGATAAGTGGAAGTATTCAGTTACATTCCTCATACTCAAAAGTTAGAATTACAAGACGAAACATGCCGTTTGTCCAAATATATACTGGTATAAGGGGCACAGTTGCGATAGAACCTATGAGTGGTGCTCCAGATGCGTATCACAATGGTTTAGGACTTAAAATATTGGAGCCAAATGAAAGCTCATATTTTGCGTTTGCGTTTCGTTTCCACTAA